A section of the Anabaena cylindrica PCC 7122 genome encodes:
- a CDS encoding M23 family metallopeptidase, whose protein sequence is MTQRHKSAHNRLDYLRTQDLTKRRFASKLSARSLCFLGSVSLLSSGFVLAQTETSVDNIVPTIESSQPITVAEPVKKDTPVSEVHSQPDFAERRVRLRKKLTQENVSQPTKPVRIAQPKVENSQPAVIIRTSKPKVESSEPTVTVRTSKPKVERSQAEKPQIPANSNSAPEKAVEVAKPANNGTTARKNKDYNNSYIDPTDYNGTATGNYEAPSSVVVTERAGGCRAVFSQREIAAGACGKKATDTPRVADSPKKSAPNWIKKSETASLEKAPTAQRVATESSQKTESIVRTVASAVNNKNWVTPKSSTSTHTKTAYRPNRFIPQPSEFSSSTTVSATPIAPSFGTLPAPMAEGKLAPRPSTVSYDFALASVLPQVSYNSTLAYRGGSGMMFPLSVPAPITSLFGWRVHPITGDRRFHAGTDIGAPTGTPILAAAKGQVETANWMGGYGLAVTINHTSAQQSLYGHMSEIFVTPGQWVEPGTVIGRVGSTGNSTGPHLHFEVRHMTQNGWVAVDPGVQLQAGLNNLLQNTRTAQVPQ, encoded by the coding sequence ATGACGCAGCGCCATAAATCTGCCCATAACCGCTTGGATTATTTGCGGACTCAAGATTTAACAAAACGACGCTTTGCGTCTAAATTATCAGCACGGAGTCTCTGTTTTTTAGGCAGCGTTAGCCTCCTTAGTAGTGGCTTCGTTCTTGCTCAAACAGAAACATCAGTAGATAACATCGTTCCAACTATTGAAAGTTCTCAACCAATCACAGTTGCAGAACCCGTAAAGAAAGATACCCCTGTATCAGAAGTACATTCACAACCCGATTTTGCAGAACGCCGAGTTAGACTCAGAAAAAAACTCACCCAGGAAAATGTTTCCCAACCAACAAAACCCGTTAGAATTGCTCAACCTAAAGTAGAAAATTCTCAACCAGCAGTCATCATTAGAACTTCTAAACCCAAAGTTGAAAGTTCTGAACCGACAGTCACCGTGAGAACCTCTAAACCCAAAGTTGAAAGATCACAGGCTGAAAAACCTCAGATTCCTGCCAACTCAAACTCAGCACCCGAAAAAGCCGTAGAAGTTGCTAAACCAGCAAATAACGGCACAACGGCGAGAAAAAACAAGGATTACAATAACTCCTACATTGATCCTACAGATTACAACGGTACTGCAACTGGTAACTATGAAGCACCCAGTTCTGTAGTCGTTACAGAACGCGCTGGTGGCTGTCGAGCAGTTTTTTCACAGAGAGAAATTGCTGCCGGTGCTTGCGGTAAGAAAGCAACTGACACTCCCCGCGTAGCTGATTCTCCTAAAAAATCAGCACCCAATTGGATCAAAAAAAGTGAAACCGCTAGTTTAGAAAAAGCGCCCACCGCCCAGCGAGTAGCCACTGAATCTAGCCAAAAAACTGAGAGTATAGTTCGGACTGTTGCTAGTGCTGTGAATAATAAAAATTGGGTGACTCCCAAAAGTAGTACTAGCACTCATACAAAGACTGCATATCGTCCTAATCGGTTTATTCCTCAGCCCAGTGAATTTAGTAGTAGTACAACCGTAAGCGCTACTCCCATTGCCCCCAGCTTTGGGACTCTACCCGCACCAATGGCTGAAGGTAAGCTTGCACCCCGCCCCAGCACTGTCTCTTATGACTTTGCACTGGCATCGGTTTTACCTCAGGTTTCTTACAATAGTACCCTTGCCTATCGTGGCGGTTCTGGGATGATGTTCCCCTTGTCTGTTCCTGCGCCCATTACTTCTTTGTTTGGCTGGCGCGTTCATCCAATTACAGGGGATAGACGTTTCCACGCTGGTACAGACATAGGTGCGCCCACAGGAACACCAATTTTAGCAGCTGCTAAAGGTCAAGTTGAGACTGCTAACTGGATGGGTGGTTATGGTTTAGCAGTAACCATTAATCACACTTCTGCTCAACAAAGTCTCTACGGTCATATGTCAGAAATCTTCGTTACTCCCGGTCAATGGGTAGAACCAGGAACTGTAATTGGCCGGGTTGGTAGCACTGGCAACTCTACAGGCCCTCACCTGCACTTTGAAGTCCGCCACATGACCCAAAATGGTTGGGTTGCTGTTGACCCAGGTGTACAATTACAAGCTGGTCTCAACAACTTGTTGCAAAACACACGCACAGCGCAAGTTCCTCAATAG
- a CDS encoding riboflavin synthase → MFTGLIQGLGTIKPLENDFWQITFVSNSDTILADLTYGDSVAVDGICLTVEEILKDGFIATASPETLVRTTLGREETQARYVNIETSLRVGGKVGGHFVMGHVDGIGELISAAQTASSWEMTFVASTECDRYIVPKGSIAVNGISLTIAAYQPQQSQFTVAVIPVTYAETNLNYLVPGSYVNLEGDILGKYVEKFLSQGQKHHQEDVTPAFLAEHGYL, encoded by the coding sequence GTGTTTACAGGATTAATTCAAGGATTAGGTACAATCAAACCCTTAGAGAACGATTTTTGGCAGATTACTTTTGTCAGCAACTCAGATACAATTTTGGCTGATTTGACTTATGGCGATAGTGTAGCGGTAGATGGCATATGTCTGACAGTCGAAGAAATTTTAAAAGATGGCTTTATTGCCACTGCTTCACCAGAAACCCTAGTTCGCACAACTTTAGGTAGAGAAGAAACCCAAGCCAGATATGTCAACATAGAAACTTCGCTGCGAGTGGGGGGTAAAGTCGGCGGTCATTTCGTGATGGGTCATGTAGACGGGATTGGTGAATTAATCTCGGCAGCACAAACAGCTAGTTCTTGGGAAATGACCTTTGTGGCATCCACTGAGTGCGATCGCTATATCGTCCCCAAAGGTAGCATCGCTGTCAATGGCATCAGCCTCACCATAGCTGCTTACCAACCCCAACAGTCCCAATTTACAGTAGCAGTGATTCCTGTAACCTATGCCGAAACTAATCTCAACTATTTAGTTCCTGGCAGTTATGTAAATCTGGAAGGAGATATCCTCGGTAAATACGTTGAAAAATTCCTCTCTCAGGGTCAAAAACACCATCAAGAGGATGTTACACCCGCATTTTTAGCAGAACACGGGTATTTATAG
- a CDS encoding bifunctional nuclease family protein: MIEMKVAGIALDAITRSPIVLLKDGSDRRALPIYIGQEQARAIMGAMEHQKPPRPLTHDLIVNILEVWNMTLEKVIIHSLQKDTFYAALIVQQGEVKKEIDARPSDAIAIALRTNTPIWVMEEVVADASIPVDRDADEAEQQAFREFISNLRPEDLIKRFDNSDS, translated from the coding sequence ATGATTGAAATGAAAGTCGCTGGTATAGCATTAGATGCCATAACCCGCAGCCCGATTGTATTACTGAAAGATGGCTCAGATCGTCGGGCTTTACCAATTTATATAGGTCAAGAACAGGCCAGGGCTATTATGGGTGCTATGGAGCATCAAAAACCACCTAGACCCCTAACCCATGACCTAATTGTGAATATTTTGGAAGTCTGGAATATGACCTTAGAAAAAGTGATTATTCATTCTTTGCAAAAAGATACTTTTTACGCTGCTTTGATTGTGCAGCAAGGTGAGGTCAAAAAAGAAATTGATGCTCGTCCTAGCGATGCGATCGCAATTGCCCTCCGTACAAATACTCCTATCTGGGTTATGGAAGAGGTAGTAGCTGATGCCTCTATCCCCGTTGACCGAGATGCTGATGAAGCTGAACAGCAAGCTTTCCGCGAATTCATTTCCAATCTTCGTCCTGAAGATTTGATTAAACGATTTGATAATAGTGACAGTTAA
- a CDS encoding aldo/keto reductase, producing the protein MQYRRFGKTNLHISVFSLGTMRYLDNVENAQKTIEKALFLGINHIETARGYGKSEEYLGAAIKAGLSVPRNQLYITTKIPPTPDANTMRQYIDESLQRLNLDYLDCLGIHGLNTQEHLEWVQAKNGCMQAVKAAVNDGRVKHVGFSTHASLDIILAAIHTDLFEFINLHYYYFFQRNAAAIDLATKKDMGVFIISPADKGGRLYTPPSTLKELCQPFTPLELNYRFLLSDNRITTLSLGAATPEELIPPLEFADDISELTSAEINVFEKLATQQRMVLNTDKCSQCYDCLPCPENINIPEILRLRNLAVAYDMSDYGKYRYGMFENAGHWFPGMKGNRCTECGDCLPKCPENLDIPALLADTHERLNGKAGRRLWG; encoded by the coding sequence ATGCAATATCGACGCTTTGGTAAAACTAATTTACACATCTCGGTTTTTTCTTTGGGAACAATGCGTTATTTGGATAACGTCGAAAATGCTCAAAAAACCATTGAAAAAGCTTTATTTTTGGGAATTAATCACATTGAAACAGCTAGAGGCTACGGTAAAAGCGAGGAGTATTTAGGTGCAGCGATCAAAGCTGGTTTATCAGTACCCAGAAACCAACTATATATCACTACCAAAATTCCCCCCACTCCCGACGCTAATACCATGCGTCAGTATATTGATGAATCATTACAACGCTTGAATTTAGATTATCTTGATTGTTTGGGTATCCACGGTTTAAATACCCAAGAACATCTAGAATGGGTACAAGCGAAAAACGGCTGTATGCAAGCTGTAAAAGCAGCAGTAAATGATGGCAGAGTGAAACACGTTGGTTTTTCTACTCACGCTTCATTAGATATAATTTTGGCAGCAATTCATACAGATTTGTTTGAATTTATTAATTTACATTATTATTATTTTTTCCAACGCAACGCTGCTGCTATTGATTTAGCTACAAAAAAAGATATGGGTGTTTTTATTATTTCTCCAGCAGATAAAGGAGGAAGACTTTATACACCACCTTCAACTTTAAAAGAACTCTGTCAGCCATTTACACCTTTAGAATTAAACTATAGATTTTTATTGAGTGACAACCGCATTACAACCTTGAGTTTAGGTGCGGCAACTCCAGAAGAATTAATTCCACCTTTAGAATTTGCTGATGATATTAGTGAGTTAACATCAGCAGAAATTAATGTTTTTGAAAAATTAGCAACTCAACAAAGAATGGTTTTAAATACTGATAAATGTAGTCAGTGTTATGATTGTTTACCTTGTCCAGAAAATATCAATATTCCTGAAATTCTCAGATTGAGAAATTTAGCTGTAGCTTATGATATGAGCGATTATGGCAAATATCGTTATGGAATGTTTGAAAATGCCGGTCATTGGTTTCCAGGAATGAAGGGTAATCGTTGTACAGAATGCGGTGATTGTTTGCCTAAATGTCCTGAAAATTTAGATATTCCAGCTTTGTTAGCAGATACCCATGAGAGATTAAATGGAAAAGCAGGGAGAAGATTGTGGGGTTAA